One Nonomuraea angiospora DNA segment encodes these proteins:
- a CDS encoding glycosyl hydrolase family 28 protein — MHPSRRAVLKGALLVPVQAGAVLPPAPATAQPLDSPWDQVPAILARIVPPTFPDRTFPITDYGAKPDNSTDCTAAFRSAIAACNAAGGGTVLVPGTGKFRTGKIHLLSGVRLHVEAGGTIRFRSDAGSYLPTVFTRWQGIECFNYSPFIYARNQTDLALTGTGTIDGNAAAGPWFGFDDQRGPDWDRLQQQAVDGVPVEQRQFGDGHFLKPNLIQFYGCRNILVEDLDIRNPAMWTIHPVLSRNITVRRVKIYSRGAMVDGVDPESSSDVLIEGCTFDTGDDGTVIKSGRDTDGRRVGVPSTDIVIRDNTYYGRWGAITVGSEMSGGVRNVFAENNRILAGSSYHSFYALYLKTNNRRGGTVDGVHVRNLTGGPCDRGGFYIDMNYSLTGPGNGPIVDPVIQNITVDGLNLAGSPFAIKLSGSAASHIRNVTITNSTFTQIDTPAPQLSNADNVVLRDVRINGVLYGGSPPGNRYEAENATISQGAVESNHAGFSGTGFVNYDNAAGSYVEFTVNAAAAGTATLTLRYANGTTANRAMDIAVNGTVVAAAKPFNGTGAWTTWQSTTVSAQLAAGANTVRATATTANGGPNLDYLEVR; from the coding sequence ATGCATCCCTCCAGAAGGGCCGTGCTCAAAGGAGCGCTGCTCGTCCCCGTGCAGGCGGGCGCCGTGCTGCCGCCGGCGCCCGCCACGGCCCAGCCGCTCGACTCCCCCTGGGACCAGGTGCCCGCGATCCTGGCCAGGATCGTGCCGCCGACCTTTCCCGACCGCACGTTCCCCATCACCGATTACGGTGCCAAGCCGGACAACTCCACCGACTGCACGGCCGCCTTCCGCTCCGCCATCGCGGCCTGCAACGCGGCGGGCGGCGGCACGGTGCTCGTGCCCGGCACCGGCAAGTTCCGCACCGGCAAGATCCACCTGCTGTCCGGCGTGCGGCTGCACGTCGAGGCGGGCGGCACGATCCGGTTCAGATCGGACGCGGGCTCGTACCTGCCGACGGTGTTCACCCGCTGGCAGGGGATCGAGTGCTTCAACTACTCGCCCTTCATCTACGCCAGGAACCAGACCGACCTCGCGCTGACCGGCACCGGCACGATCGACGGGAACGCGGCGGCCGGCCCCTGGTTCGGCTTCGACGACCAGCGCGGCCCGGACTGGGACCGGTTGCAGCAGCAGGCCGTGGACGGCGTGCCGGTGGAGCAGCGGCAGTTCGGCGACGGCCACTTCCTCAAGCCGAACCTGATCCAGTTCTACGGCTGCCGGAACATCCTCGTCGAGGACCTCGACATCAGGAACCCCGCGATGTGGACCATCCACCCCGTCTTATCCCGAAATATCACGGTAAGGCGGGTCAAAATCTATAGCCGGGGCGCGATGGTGGACGGCGTCGACCCCGAATCCTCGTCGGACGTGCTCATCGAGGGCTGCACGTTCGACACCGGCGACGACGGCACCGTCATCAAGTCGGGCCGCGACACCGACGGCCGCCGCGTGGGCGTGCCGTCCACCGACATCGTCATCCGCGACAACACCTACTACGGCCGCTGGGGCGCGATCACGGTCGGCAGCGAGATGTCCGGCGGCGTCCGCAACGTCTTCGCCGAGAACAACCGCATCCTCGCCGGCTCCAGTTACCACTCGTTCTACGCCCTCTACCTGAAGACCAACAACCGGCGCGGCGGGACGGTGGACGGCGTGCACGTCCGCAACCTGACGGGTGGCCCGTGCGACCGGGGCGGCTTCTACATCGACATGAACTACAGCCTGACCGGCCCCGGCAACGGCCCGATCGTCGACCCGGTCATCCAGAACATCACCGTGGACGGCCTGAACCTCGCCGGCTCGCCGTTCGCGATCAAGCTGTCGGGCTCCGCCGCCAGCCACATCCGCAATGTCACGATCACCAACAGCACCTTCACCCAGATCGACACCCCCGCCCCCCAGCTCTCCAACGCCGACAACGTCGTGCTGCGCGACGTGCGCATCAACGGCGTCCTGTACGGGGGCTCGCCGCCGGGCAACCGGTACGAGGCCGAGAACGCGACGATCTCCCAGGGCGCGGTCGAGTCCAACCACGCCGGCTTCTCCGGCACCGGGTTCGTGAACTACGACAACGCGGCCGGCTCGTACGTCGAGTTCACCGTGAACGCCGCCGCGGCGGGGACGGCGACCCTGACCCTCCGCTACGCCAACGGCACCACGGCCAACCGCGCGATGGACATCGCGGTCAACGGCACGGTCGTGGCGGCGGCCAAACCCTTCAACGGCACGGGCGCCTGGACCACCTGGCAGTCCACGACGGTCTCCGCCCAGCTCGCCGCCGGCGCCAACACCGTCAGGGCGACCGCCACCACCGCCAACGGCGGCCCCAACCTCGACTACCTGGAGGTCCGATGA
- a CDS encoding glycoside hydrolase family 88 protein produces MGRLRAITAATLGGLLILQPVAVSSAAAATLYEAENGTISQGVVESNHAGFTGSGFVNLDNVAGSSVEWTIQAADPGPVTLALRYANGTAVDRPMTVTAGGTATTLSFPGTGSWTTWRTVTVRVTLTAGANAVKATATTANGGPNLDSLGVDPSSTGTDWSRAMVDSTMARFSPATLGGWSYPQGLYLWGQYLVYQRTGEPRYLQYIKDWADRFVDSSGGISQSFGNLDSMQAGNVLLALYRETGQARYRTAAAKIRTRLNTYPRTSDGGWWHSTSTSREGQLWGDGVYMADPFLARYGAWVAADSFTSAEPAKQLEIYWSHLRRTSGQAAGLLYHAYDEPGGPTASWVKPSLGNTNGISWCRAMGWFGMAVTDILELIPADHPRRAALIDILRELVPAYARWQDPATGRWWQVVTEPSNPSNWTETSCSAMYTYTISRAVERGYVDASYRANAERGYQGVLAQVSLGSDGRTNLVGVSEGTNASDSLSYYFGRARPVNDFHGLGAFLIMNEQLSR; encoded by the coding sequence ATGGGACGTCTTCGCGCAATCACCGCCGCGACACTCGGCGGCCTGCTCATTCTGCAACCGGTTGCCGTCAGCTCGGCCGCGGCGGCCACCCTCTACGAGGCCGAGAACGGGACGATCTCGCAAGGGGTCGTGGAGTCGAACCACGCCGGGTTCACCGGCTCGGGCTTCGTCAACCTCGACAACGTCGCCGGCTCCTCCGTCGAGTGGACGATCCAGGCGGCGGACCCCGGCCCGGTCACGCTCGCCCTCCGCTACGCCAACGGCACGGCCGTCGACCGTCCGATGACCGTCACCGCCGGTGGCACCGCCACCACCCTGTCCTTCCCCGGCACCGGCTCCTGGACCACCTGGCGGACCGTCACCGTACGGGTCACGCTGACAGCCGGCGCGAACGCGGTCAAGGCCACCGCCACCACCGCCAACGGCGGCCCGAACCTCGACTCGCTGGGCGTGGACCCCTCCTCGACGGGCACCGACTGGTCCCGGGCGATGGTCGACTCGACGATGGCCCGCTTCTCCCCCGCCACGCTCGGCGGCTGGAGCTACCCGCAGGGCCTCTACCTCTGGGGCCAGTACCTCGTCTACCAGCGCACCGGCGAGCCCCGCTACCTGCAGTACATCAAGGACTGGGCCGACCGGTTCGTGGACTCCTCCGGCGGCATCTCCCAGAGCTTCGGCAACCTCGACAGCATGCAGGCCGGCAACGTCCTGCTCGCCCTCTACCGGGAGACCGGGCAGGCCCGCTACCGCACCGCCGCGGCCAAGATCAGGACCCGGCTGAACACGTACCCGCGCACCTCCGACGGCGGCTGGTGGCACTCCACCTCCACCTCCCGCGAGGGCCAGCTCTGGGGCGACGGCGTCTACATGGCCGACCCGTTCCTCGCCCGGTACGGCGCCTGGGTGGCGGCCGACTCCTTCACCAGCGCCGAACCTGCCAAGCAGCTCGAGATCTACTGGAGCCACCTGCGCCGCACGTCGGGCCAGGCCGCCGGGCTGCTCTACCACGCCTACGACGAGCCGGGCGGCCCCACCGCGTCCTGGGTCAAACCCTCGCTGGGCAACACGAACGGGATCTCCTGGTGCCGGGCGATGGGCTGGTTCGGGATGGCCGTGACCGACATCCTGGAGCTGATCCCGGCCGACCATCCGCGCCGGGCGGCGCTGATCGACATCCTGCGCGAGCTCGTGCCCGCGTACGCCCGCTGGCAGGACCCGGCCACGGGCCGCTGGTGGCAGGTGGTCACCGAGCCGTCGAACCCGTCGAACTGGACGGAGACGTCGTGCTCGGCGATGTACACGTACACGATCTCGCGGGCGGTCGAGCGCGGGTACGTGGACGCCTCCTATCGCGCCAACGCCGAGCGCGGCTACCAGGGGGTGCTCGCCCAGGTGTCGCTCGGCTCCGACGGGCGGACCAACCTCGTGGGCGTCAGCGAGGGCACCAACGCCAGCGACTCGCTCAGTTACTACTTCGGGCGGGCCCGCCCGGTCAACGACTTCCACGGGCTGGGGGCGTTCCTCATCATGAACGAACAGCTGAGCCGCTGA
- a CDS encoding AfsR/SARP family transcriptional regulator — protein sequence MGVEFGILGEVSAWADGRPINLGPARQRCVLAALLVDANHPVSLDQLTDRVWGDAPPQRAAGTLHSYLSRLRSVLSPSALSPSALSPSALSPSALSPSALSPSALSPSALSPSGGIHRSAAGYLLRVREEAVDLHRFRALLARARASDDLEAARLYEVALGLWRGEPFAGLDTPWLAALRHTLQTEHLSAWLDHHDVQLRLGRHAELLPELAVLADRHPLDERLVGQLILALYRNGRQAEALDRYERTRRRLADELGADPGPGLRRLHLRMLSAETTLAPRPVPVPRQLPQPPPSFAGRSRELAALDRIMAAPGDTVVISAIGGTGGVGKTWLALHWAHANLPRFPDGQLYVNLRGFDPSDAPMPPETAVRGFLDALGVDAAAVPVGLEAQAALYRSLVAGKRMLIVLDNARDTDQVTPLLPGSPSCAVLVTSRRLLPGLITGHGARPIPLDAFDPEEARQAITGLLGEERVRAEPDAVADLLDRCGGLPLALGIVAARARMHPGFPLAVLAGQLREDSSRLDLLDAGEQTASLRAVFSWSYRALTPPAARLFRLLGSAFGTDLGGAAAASLAGLTGGEVRVLLGELVRAHLVTENVAGRFTMHDLLRAYAAEQHLPTTTAVHADSAALDGPSTPAVHTDSGALDGPGFLSDQRRAATCRLLDHYLHTAHAAALIINRSRQPLTLDEPQPGTSPAHLADHDQAMEWFATEHPTLLAAVRHAADAGLGTRAWQLGWTLSDYLDRQGRWLDLLAAHSAALDVTRRQADRFGEAQSHAGASRALIRLGRLDDARADLERAIALFTELGDRDGRTRAHLGLGFIHQKQDRPRAALEEFHQALTLHREAGNEAGAALFLNSIGYQLVLLGEYEEAIPYCQEALDLHAKLGYRHGQASAGDSLAYAYHHLGRFAEAAELYRRSIGLFQEVGDRWHEADTTVHLGEMYDAAGDRAAALDTFRRALELLEQLNHPDADRLRARLAG from the coding sequence GTGGGGGTCGAGTTCGGGATCCTGGGCGAGGTCAGCGCGTGGGCGGACGGCCGGCCGATCAACCTCGGGCCCGCGCGGCAGCGCTGCGTGCTGGCGGCCCTCCTCGTCGACGCCAACCATCCCGTCTCCCTCGACCAGCTGACCGACCGCGTCTGGGGGGACGCCCCGCCGCAACGGGCCGCGGGCACGCTGCACAGCTACCTGTCCCGCCTGCGCTCCGTCCTGTCCCCCTCCGCGCTGTCCCCCTCCGCGCTGTCCCCCTCCGCGCTGTCCCCCTCCGCGCTGTCCCCCTCCGCGCTGTCCCCCTCCGCGCTGTCCCCCTCCGCGCTGTCACCTTCCGGCGGCATCCACCGCAGCGCCGCCGGCTACCTCCTGCGGGTGCGGGAGGAGGCGGTGGACCTCCACCGCTTCCGCGCGCTGCTGGCCCGGGCGCGGGCGAGCGACGACCTGGAGGCCGCCCGGCTGTACGAGGTCGCGCTGGGCCTGTGGCGCGGCGAGCCGTTCGCCGGCCTGGACACCCCGTGGCTGGCGGCCCTGCGCCACACGCTCCAGACCGAACACCTGTCCGCCTGGCTCGACCACCACGACGTCCAGCTCCGGCTGGGCCGGCACGCCGAGTTGCTGCCCGAGCTGGCCGTACTGGCCGACCGCCACCCGCTCGACGAACGCCTCGTCGGGCAGCTCATCCTCGCCCTCTACCGCAACGGCCGCCAGGCCGAGGCGCTCGACCGCTACGAGCGGACCCGCCGCCGGCTGGCCGACGAGCTGGGCGCCGACCCCGGCCCCGGCCTGCGGCGGCTGCACCTGCGGATGCTCAGCGCCGAGACCACGCTCGCCCCGCGCCCCGTCCCGGTGCCCCGTCAGCTGCCCCAGCCGCCGCCGTCGTTCGCGGGGCGCTCGCGCGAACTGGCCGCCCTCGACCGGATCATGGCCGCACCCGGGGACACGGTCGTGATCTCCGCCATCGGCGGCACGGGCGGCGTCGGCAAGACCTGGCTCGCCCTGCACTGGGCGCACGCAAACCTGCCCCGCTTCCCCGACGGCCAGCTGTACGTGAACCTGCGCGGCTTCGACCCCTCCGACGCGCCCATGCCGCCCGAGACCGCGGTGCGCGGCTTCCTCGACGCCCTGGGCGTGGACGCCGCCGCGGTGCCCGTCGGCCTGGAGGCGCAGGCCGCGCTCTACCGCAGCCTGGTGGCGGGCAAGCGGATGCTGATCGTGCTCGACAACGCCCGCGACACCGACCAGGTGACCCCGCTGCTGCCCGGCAGCCCGTCCTGCGCGGTGCTGGTCACCAGCCGCCGTCTGCTGCCCGGCCTCATCACCGGCCACGGCGCCCGGCCGATCCCGCTCGACGCCTTCGACCCGGAGGAGGCCCGCCAGGCGATCACCGGCCTGCTGGGCGAGGAGCGGGTACGCGCCGAGCCGGACGCGGTGGCCGACCTGCTCGACCGCTGCGGCGGGCTGCCGCTGGCGCTGGGGATCGTGGCGGCCCGCGCCCGCATGCACCCCGGCTTCCCGCTGGCCGTGCTCGCCGGGCAGCTGCGCGAGGACTCCTCCCGGCTCGACCTCCTGGACGCCGGGGAGCAGACGGCCAGCCTCCGCGCGGTCTTCTCCTGGTCCTACCGGGCGCTCACGCCGCCGGCCGCGCGCCTGTTCAGGCTGCTGGGGAGCGCGTTCGGCACCGATCTGGGCGGCGCGGCGGCGGCGAGCCTGGCCGGGCTCACAGGTGGGGAGGTGCGGGTGCTGCTCGGGGAGCTCGTACGGGCGCACCTCGTCACCGAGAACGTCGCCGGCCGGTTCACCATGCACGACCTCCTACGCGCCTACGCCGCCGAACAGCACCTCCCCACCACCACCGCCGTCCACGCCGACTCCGCCGCCCTCGACGGCCCCAGCACCCCTGCCGTCCACACCGACTCCGGCGCCCTCGACGGCCCTGGCTTCCTCTCCGACCAGCGGCGGGCCGCGACGTGCCGGCTGCTCGACCACTACCTGCACACGGCCCACGCCGCAGCCCTGATCATCAACCGCAGCCGCCAGCCGCTGACCCTGGACGAGCCCCAGCCGGGGACGTCCCCGGCGCATCTGGCGGACCACGACCAGGCGATGGAGTGGTTCGCCACCGAGCACCCCACGCTCCTGGCCGCCGTCCGGCACGCCGCCGACGCCGGCCTCGGCACCCGCGCATGGCAGCTCGGCTGGACGCTCAGCGACTACCTGGACCGCCAGGGGCGCTGGCTCGACCTGCTCGCCGCCCACAGCGCCGCGCTCGACGTCACCCGGCGGCAGGCGGACCGCTTCGGCGAGGCCCAGTCCCATGCCGGGGCGAGCCGCGCCCTCATCCGGCTCGGCCGGCTCGACGACGCGCGGGCCGACCTCGAGCGGGCGATCGCCCTGTTCACCGAGCTGGGCGACCGTGACGGCCGGACCCGTGCGCATCTGGGCCTCGGCTTCATCCACCAGAAACAGGACCGGCCCCGCGCCGCCCTCGAAGAGTTCCATCAGGCCCTCACGCTCCACCGCGAGGCGGGCAACGAGGCGGGCGCGGCCTTGTTCCTCAACTCGATCGGCTACCAGCTCGTCCTGCTCGGCGAGTACGAGGAGGCCATCCCGTACTGCCAGGAGGCCCTGGACCTGCACGCGAAGCTGGGTTACCGGCACGGTCAGGCCAGCGCGGGCGACAGCCTCGCCTACGCCTACCACCACCTCGGCCGCTTCGCCGAGGCCGCCGAGCTCTACCGGCGTTCGATCGGCCTGTTCCAGGAGGTCGGGGACCGCTGGCACGAGGCCGACACCACCGTCCACCTCGGCGAGATGTACGACGCCGCCGGCGACCGCGCCGCCGCCCTCGACACGTTCCGCCGCGCCCTGGAGCTGCTGGAGCAGCTCAACCACCCGGACGCCGACCGCCTGCGCGCCAGGCTGGCCGGGTAA
- a CDS encoding PQQ-dependent sugar dehydrogenase: MNFSKSRACVIACLLALGTATTALPADAAPTRYEAENATISQGVVESNHAGYSGTGFVNGDNVAGSFTEWTINAPAAGTATLAFRYANGTGADRPSDIAVNGTTVAAARSFPATGAWTTWTTITLTAQVTAGTNTIRATATGAGGNPNWDYLDAEVQSSNFTDYQAESATISQGVVESNHAGFTGSGFVNYDNVTGSSVEFAVSAAAAGTQSLTFRFANGTTTDRPMTIAVNGTAVATARSFPGTGAWTTWQEISVNAPLNAGGNTVRATATTDNGGPNLDRLRVTGPGDTEKPTSPGQPACSDITHNALTLAWPPSTDNIGVAAYDIYYLGQQIATAPASPYRLTGLNPNFSYQLSVFARDASGNVSLSSPEVNCKTLPAPADDPPSQPGQPTVSGVQSASATVTWGASTDDNGVRAYLVRDNATNAVLATVTGTPPATTASVPLECAHTYQVHVVARDSANQLSTPSAPSASFTTGSCGTVPQTPAGVAGGWDVPWDISWAPDGTYALVTERDTFKVFKITPSGTKTQVGTVPNVQTTDGEGGLMGLDFSPTWNGTTDQEVFFMHTASEGNRVVKMNFNGTALSGYATILQGIDKNRYHNGGRIRFGPDGYLYVTTGDAQQSSNAPDLDSLNGKILRITKTGAAAPGNPFGTRVYSYGHRNPQGLAWDSAGRLWESELGNSSRDELNLIQPGKNYGWPTCEGTCSTSGMTNPKYTWSVSEASPSGIAIVNNTVFMAALRGQRLWRIVLNGENVSTVNSYFNGTYGRLRAVEKVPGANAIWFGSTNSDNNGDGSADTIRRSNIQ; the protein is encoded by the coding sequence ATGAACTTCAGCAAGTCCCGGGCCTGCGTCATCGCCTGCTTACTCGCCCTGGGAACGGCCACCACGGCCCTCCCGGCGGACGCGGCGCCCACCCGGTACGAAGCCGAGAACGCGACGATCTCCCAAGGCGTCGTCGAGTCCAACCACGCCGGCTACTCCGGCACCGGCTTCGTCAACGGGGACAACGTCGCAGGCTCCTTCACCGAATGGACGATCAACGCGCCCGCCGCGGGCACGGCCACGCTGGCCTTCCGCTACGCCAACGGCACCGGCGCCGACCGGCCCAGCGACATCGCGGTCAATGGCACGACCGTCGCCGCCGCCCGCTCCTTCCCCGCCACCGGCGCCTGGACCACCTGGACCACGATCACGCTGACCGCCCAGGTCACCGCGGGCACGAACACGATCAGGGCCACCGCCACCGGCGCGGGCGGCAACCCGAACTGGGACTACCTCGACGCCGAGGTCCAGTCGTCCAACTTCACCGACTACCAGGCGGAGTCCGCGACGATCTCGCAGGGCGTCGTCGAGTCCAACCACGCCGGCTTCACCGGCTCGGGCTTCGTCAACTACGACAACGTCACCGGCTCCTCCGTCGAGTTCGCCGTCAGCGCGGCCGCCGCCGGCACCCAGAGTCTGACCTTCCGCTTCGCCAACGGCACCACCACCGACCGGCCGATGACCATCGCCGTCAACGGCACCGCGGTCGCCACCGCCCGGTCTTTCCCCGGCACGGGTGCCTGGACGACCTGGCAGGAGATCAGCGTGAACGCCCCGCTGAACGCGGGCGGCAACACGGTCAGGGCCACGGCCACCACGGACAACGGCGGCCCGAACCTCGACCGGCTGCGGGTCACCGGCCCCGGCGACACCGAGAAGCCGACCTCGCCGGGCCAGCCGGCGTGCTCCGACATCACGCACAACGCCCTGACCCTGGCCTGGCCGCCGTCCACCGACAACATCGGCGTGGCGGCCTACGACATCTACTACCTGGGCCAGCAGATCGCGACCGCTCCCGCGTCGCCGTACCGGCTGACCGGGCTCAACCCGAACTTCTCTTACCAGCTGTCGGTCTTCGCCCGCGACGCCTCCGGCAACGTGTCGCTGAGCAGCCCCGAAGTGAACTGCAAGACGCTGCCCGCGCCCGCCGACGACCCGCCCTCGCAGCCGGGGCAGCCCACCGTCAGCGGCGTGCAGTCCGCCTCCGCCACCGTGACCTGGGGCGCCTCCACCGACGACAACGGCGTGCGGGCCTACCTGGTGCGCGACAACGCCACCAACGCCGTGCTCGCCACGGTGACCGGCACCCCGCCGGCCACGACGGCCAGTGTGCCGCTCGAATGCGCGCACACGTACCAGGTGCACGTGGTCGCGCGTGACAGCGCCAACCAGCTCTCCACGCCGAGCGCGCCGTCCGCGTCGTTCACCACGGGCAGCTGCGGCACCGTGCCGCAGACGCCGGCCGGCGTCGCCGGTGGCTGGGACGTGCCGTGGGACATCTCCTGGGCGCCCGACGGCACGTACGCGCTGGTGACCGAGCGCGACACGTTCAAGGTCTTCAAGATCACCCCGTCGGGCACCAAGACGCAGGTCGGCACCGTGCCCAACGTGCAGACCACCGACGGCGAGGGCGGCCTGATGGGCCTCGACTTCTCGCCCACCTGGAACGGCACGACCGACCAGGAGGTGTTCTTCATGCACACCGCCTCCGAAGGCAACCGGGTCGTGAAGATGAACTTCAACGGCACCGCGCTCAGCGGCTACGCCACCATCCTGCAGGGCATCGACAAGAACCGGTACCACAACGGCGGGCGCATCAGGTTCGGCCCCGACGGCTACCTGTACGTGACCACCGGCGACGCGCAGCAGTCGAGCAACGCCCCCGACCTCGACTCGCTCAACGGCAAGATCCTTCGCATCACCAAGACCGGCGCCGCCGCGCCCGGCAACCCGTTCGGCACCCGCGTCTACAGCTACGGCCACCGCAACCCGCAGGGCCTGGCCTGGGACTCGGCCGGCCGACTGTGGGAGTCGGAGCTGGGCAACTCCTCGCGGGACGAGCTCAACCTCATCCAGCCGGGCAAGAACTACGGCTGGCCCACCTGCGAGGGCACCTGCAGCACCTCCGGCATGACGAACCCGAAGTACACCTGGAGTGTCTCCGAGGCCTCGCCGAGCGGCATCGCCATCGTCAACAACACGGTGTTCATGGCGGCGCTGCGCGGCCAGCGGCTGTGGCGCATCGTGCTGAACGGCGAGAACGTCTCGACGGTCAACTCCTACTTCAACGGCACGTACGGCAGGCTCCGCGCGGTCGAGAAGGTCCCCGGCGCCAACGCCATCTGGTTCGGCTCCACCAACTCCGACAACAACGGCGACGGATCGGCCGACACCATCCGCCGCTCCAACATCCAGTAG
- a CDS encoding C39 family peptidase, whose product MRSARLVLGAVLAACVLPLAPPAAATVLPPVRAQLAAPTAVAVGIKGQAQRTTYYCAPAASSIVLRAFGVKRSQDQLAEEMKTSAEARSTRREDILAVLNAYVRPAGYRFRLAYAKDDPAALMAEVSQAVGVLGKPTIVAVLGNRLPWSRKKRDFGHAVVAYGYDTAKGTITVWDPNARRGATGTHVIPAKDLAAVVFDVPGKGVGGVFELSKPLLAR is encoded by the coding sequence GTGCGTTCCGCAAGACTCGTCCTCGGCGCCGTCCTCGCCGCCTGTGTCCTGCCCCTCGCCCCTCCGGCCGCCGCGACCGTGCTGCCCCCGGTCAGGGCGCAACTCGCCGCGCCCACCGCGGTGGCCGTGGGGATCAAGGGGCAGGCGCAGCGGACCACCTACTACTGCGCCCCGGCGGCGAGCTCGATCGTGCTGCGCGCGTTCGGCGTCAAGCGCAGTCAGGACCAGCTGGCCGAGGAGATGAAGACGAGCGCCGAGGCCCGTTCGACCAGGCGGGAGGACATCCTGGCCGTGCTCAACGCGTACGTCAGGCCCGCGGGCTACCGGTTCCGGCTCGCGTACGCCAAGGACGACCCCGCCGCGCTGATGGCGGAGGTCTCCCAGGCGGTCGGCGTGCTCGGGAAGCCCACGATCGTCGCGGTCCTCGGCAACCGGCTGCCCTGGAGCAGGAAGAAGCGCGACTTCGGCCATGCCGTCGTCGCCTACGGCTACGACACCGCGAAGGGCACGATCACCGTCTGGGACCCCAACGCGCGCAGGGGCGCCACGGGCACCCACGTGATCCCCGCCAAGGACCTGGCCGCCGTCGTCTTCGACGTCCCCGGCAAAGGGGTCGGCGGGGTGTTCGAGCTGTCCAAGCCGCTCCTGGCGCGGTGA
- a CDS encoding CBM35 domain-containing protein, with protein MSVTRRQLGALVGAAFLAPALPTRAASAGTLTVAPAWKLMWAPDPAAVGLRAFETLEDDRADSHPAGQPHIYVEGDAFRFNMHTVDRDTSTDRQRQEVTGNRNPDGYLRWLAGETWRVTYSMYIPSSLKATTTFTHISQTKMPGTGTSPITVTSLRRVNGVQTIEHKIFESDTLVGRTELEPLHDKWIDAEYEIKIGDGGSGSVRWVLRSGGATLVDATKTGDTFLGDRVRPKWGIYRSLGDTSGSLQNCYLLLRDMRAYKQVQATATRLEAENATISQGVVESNHAGFSGAGFVNTDNVAGAYVEWRHTAAAAGPATLTVRYANGTGADRPADLAVNGRLVASGLSFPATGAWTTWASRSVVADLAAGANTIRLTAATAGGCPNLDYLEVVQ; from the coding sequence ATGAGCGTGACCCGTCGCCAGCTCGGCGCCCTGGTGGGGGCCGCGTTCCTCGCCCCGGCCCTGCCCACCAGGGCCGCCTCGGCCGGCACCTTGACCGTCGCCCCCGCCTGGAAGCTCATGTGGGCGCCCGACCCGGCCGCCGTCGGGCTGCGCGCGTTCGAGACGCTGGAGGACGACCGCGCCGACTCGCATCCGGCCGGGCAGCCCCACATCTACGTCGAGGGCGACGCCTTCCGCTTCAACATGCACACCGTCGACCGCGACACGTCCACGGACCGGCAGCGCCAGGAGGTCACCGGCAACCGGAACCCGGACGGCTACCTGCGCTGGCTGGCGGGCGAGACCTGGCGCGTCACGTACTCGATGTACATCCCCAGCTCGCTCAAGGCGACCACGACCTTCACCCACATCAGCCAGACCAAGATGCCGGGCACCGGAACCAGCCCGATCACCGTCACGTCGCTGCGCCGCGTGAACGGCGTGCAGACCATCGAACACAAGATCTTCGAGTCCGACACCCTGGTGGGGCGCACCGAGCTAGAGCCGCTGCACGACAAGTGGATCGACGCCGAGTACGAGATCAAGATCGGCGACGGCGGCTCGGGCTCGGTGCGGTGGGTGCTGCGCAGCGGCGGCGCCACGCTCGTGGACGCCACCAAGACGGGCGACACCTTCCTCGGCGACCGGGTCCGCCCCAAGTGGGGCATCTACCGCTCGCTCGGCGACACCTCCGGCTCGCTGCAGAACTGCTACCTGCTGCTGCGCGACATGCGCGCGTACAAGCAGGTGCAGGCCACCGCCACCCGGCTGGAAGCGGAGAACGCGACGATCTCGCAGGGCGTCGTCGAGTCGAACCACGCGGGGTTCTCCGGCGCCGGGTTCGTCAACACCGACAACGTGGCGGGCGCCTACGTCGAGTGGCGGCACACCGCCGCCGCGGCCGGTCCCGCCACGCTGACCGTCCGCTACGCCAACGGCACGGGCGCCGACCGCCCCGCGGACCTGGCCGTCAACGGCCGGCTCGTGGCCTCCGGCCTGTCCTTCCCCGCCACCGGCGCCTGGACCACGTGGGCGTCCAGGAGCGTGGTGGCCGACCTCGCCGCCGGGGCCAACACCATCCGCCTCACCGCCGCCACGGCGGGCGGCTGCCCGAACCTCGACTACCTGGAGGTGGTCCAGTGA